The sequence below is a genomic window from Mycobacteriales bacterium.
CGTGGGACCCGCCGGACCTGCCGTCGCTGGGGGAGTACACGAGCTGCCACCTCGTCGCGACGACGCACCACATCATCACGGCCGACTTCGACATCTCGTACACCACGTACTCGGTGGAGTGCTGAGCGTCCCCCTCCCCTCCCGCACGACCCGCTGAAGGAGTCGTTCCATGACCCGCGCCCTGCTCGCGGCCGCCGCCCTCGCGGTCGCCGCCACCCCGCTCGCCGCGTCGGCCCAGCAGCCGCCGCCGTTCCCGTACGGGTGCACCGTCACCTGGACCTCCGTGGCCCAGTGGTCGCCCGACACGCCGGTCGTCGGCGGCCAGGACGTCAGCGTCCCCACCGACGTCCAGTGCTACGGCTGAAGGAGCCCCTCGCCATGAACCGCATCGTGCTCGCCGCCGCCGCCCTCGCGGTCGCGGCCACCCCGCTCGCCGCCTCCGCGTCGTCGCAGGTGCCGCCGCCGTACAGCTGCCACGTCACCTGGACCGAGGTCGCCCAGTGGACGAACGACGTCCCCGTCGTCGGCGGCGACCCGGTGTATGCCCCGTCCGTGCGGTGCTACGGCTGACGCTCCGGCCGGCCCGCCGGGAAGGAACGTCGCGGGTGCGCGGAGAAGGCGGCGCCAGCGCCCGCACCCCGCGCGGCGCGTCCCCCTCCCGAGGAGACCGCATGAAGCCCCTCCGTCTGGTCCTCGCGGCCGCCGCCGTCGCGGCCGCCGTGCTGCCCGCCGCCGCGCAGGCCGGCAACGGCTGCTCGATCTACACCACGCACGAGCAGGTCGCGCCGGGCGTCTGGGTCGACGTCCCGCACTGCGCCTGGTAGCCGGCGTCCCGGCGGAGGTGTCCGGGCAGGAAACCGGACACCTCCGTCGAACCGGGACCAATCGCCCCACCCGGGCGTCCCCTCACCCCGCCAGGAGGCAGCCACCATGCGCTCGCTCCGTACCCTGCTCGCCGCCGTGGCCGTCGCCGCCGCGCTCGTCCCCGGCGTCGCGTCCGCCGGCATCGACCCGCCGTGCTCCGGCGCGCGCCCGGTGTCGCTCCAGTGGGAGGACGGCAAGCCGATGGTCGTCGTCACGCCCCCGCCGTACGCCTGCTGACAGGAGCCCCTCGTGAAGTCGTTCCGCCTCGGCCTCGCGGCCGTCGCCCTGGCGACGCTCGCCGCGCCGCTCGCGTCCGCGCACGCCTACACCTGCGTGCCGCACTTCCACGTCGAGTACGTCGACGTGGCGGGCCGGCAGGTCCCGACCGTCGTCTACGACGGGATGATCTGCTAGCCGTCCGTACCGGACGACGAAGGGCCGCTCCCGGACGGGGGCGGCCCTTCGCGCGTCACGGCTGCGGGATCTCCTCCCACCACTGGCACCACCACGCCGCGCCGACCAGGATGCGGATCTTCGGGTGCCAGCAGTAGGAGATGTCCTTGTCGTTCTCGAGGTAGTACAGGCAGTTGTCGCACCGCTCGTCGCCGTACGGCTTCCCCTTGAGGATCGAGTCCTCGACCAGGTGCTGAAGCTTGAGGTTGTTCTCCTCGTCGATCGGCTTCGGCTCCGGCATGGGCATCTCGGTCATGCATCCATCCAAGCAGGTAACGTGCGCGCCGTGCGCATCGCGAGGTTCTCCGTCGAGGGCGACGTGGCGTTCGGCATCGTCGAGGGCGACGAGGTCGCGGCGCTGGTGTCGCACCCGTTCGGACCGTTGTCGTTCACCGGCGACCGGTACCCGCTCGACGCCGTCCGACTCCTCGCCCCGGTCATCCCCAGCAAGGTCGTCGCGATCGGCAAGAACTACGCCGACCACGCCCGCGAGATGGGCGGCGAGCCGCCCGCGGCGCCGGTGATGTTCCTCAAGCCGTCGACCGCCGTCGTCGGCCCCGGCGACCCCGTCGCGCGGCCCCCGGGCGTCGAACGCCTCGACTACGAGGGGGAGCTGGCCGTGGTCGTCGGGCGGCTGGCGCGGGACGTGCCGGCCGAGCGCGCGCTCGACGTGGTGCTCGGCTACACCTGCGCCAACGACGTGACCGCCCGCGACCAGCAGGCCGCCGACGGGCAGTGGACGCGGGCCAAGGGGTACGACTCGTTCTGCCCGCTGGGGCCGTGGGTCGAGACCGGCCTGGACCCGGCCGCGAGCCGCGTGACGACGACGTTGAACGGCGCGACGAAGCAGGACGCGGCGACCTCGCTGCTGCTGCACGACGTGCCGGCGCTGGTGGCGTACGTGACAAAGGTGATGACGCTGCTGCCGGGCGACGTGATACTCACCGGCACCCCGGCGGGGGTCGGGCCGATGGAGGTGGGCGACGAGGTGGCGGTGACGGTGGCCGGGGTCGGCACGCTGACCAACCACGTGGTGGCCCGGACACCCCACGACGCCGCTCGCTCCGCTCGCGGCGCCGCGGGGACCCCGGAGGAGCTGTGAGCGAGGTCCGTACGAGGTTCGCGCCGGCGCCGTCCGGCGACCTGCACGTCGGCAACGTGCGCACCGGCCTGTTCTCCTGGGCGGTGGCGCGGCAGGCGGGCGGGAAGTTCGTCTACCGGATCGAGGACACCGACGCGTCCCGCGCGACCGACGAGGCGTTCCACGCCGCCGTCGACGTGCTGCGCTGGCTCGGCCTCGACTGGGACGAGGGGCCGGTCGTCGGAGGGCCGCACGCGCCGTACCGGCAGTCCGAGCGGTTCGAGGTCTACGCCGGCGTCGTCGCGCAGCTCCAGGAGTCGGGGCACGCCTACCCGTGCTACTGCTCGCCGGAGGACGTCACGGCGCGCAAGGCGGCGCGCGGCGACAAGACGCCCGGCTACGACGGGTTCTGCCGCGACCGCGTCGACGTGCCGGAGGGCGTCGCGCCGACGATGCGCTTCCGCATGCCGGAGGGGTCCACGACGTGGGACGACCTCGTGCGCGGCGCGATCACCATCGAGCACAAGGACGTGCCGGACTTCACGATCCTGCGCTCCAACGGCCACCCGCTCTACATGCTCGCGGCCACCGTCGACGACGTGCTCATGGGCCTGACGCACATCATCCGCGGCGAGGACCTCATCGCCGCGACGCCGCGGCAGATGGCCATGTACGCGGCGATGGGCGTGGCGCGCGAGGACTTCCCGCGGTTCGCGCACCTGCCGCTCATCGTCGGCGACGACGGCAAGCCGCTGTCCAAGCGCAACGGCGAGGTCTCCATCGCCTGGTACCGCCGCAACGGCTTCCTCCCGGAGGCGATGCTCAACTACCTCGCGCTGCTCGGCTGGTCGCTGCCGGGCAGCGACGACGAGGTGTTCACGAGCGCCGAGATGGTGGCGGCGTTCGACGTCACGCGGGTGTCGA
It includes:
- the gltX gene encoding glutamate--tRNA ligase, with protein sequence MSEVRTRFAPAPSGDLHVGNVRTGLFSWAVARQAGGKFVYRIEDTDASRATDEAFHAAVDVLRWLGLDWDEGPVVGGPHAPYRQSERFEVYAGVVAQLQESGHAYPCYCSPEDVTARKAARGDKTPGYDGFCRDRVDVPEGVAPTMRFRMPEGSTTWDDLVRGAITIEHKDVPDFTILRSNGHPLYMLAATVDDVLMGLTHIIRGEDLIAATPRQMAMYAAMGVAREDFPRFAHLPLIVGDDGKPLSKRNGEVSIAWYRRNGFLPEAMLNYLALLGWSLPGSDDEVFTSAEMVAAFDVTRVSRNPARFDLKKLEAINGEHIRRLSEGDLAARLVPVLQNAGVLPDAVPDDLHERLREAIPLVQTRLARLTEAPDLLRFLFVSELTVDPAAAAKSLVGESLGSLTAAEEALAGLASWTAPEIEAALRAALVDGLGLKPKHAFGPLRVAVTGRTVSPPLFESMELLGRDTTLARVRAAVADVRGY
- a CDS encoding fumarylacetoacetate hydrolase family protein, which encodes MRIARFSVEGDVAFGIVEGDEVAALVSHPFGPLSFTGDRYPLDAVRLLAPVIPSKVVAIGKNYADHAREMGGEPPAAPVMFLKPSTAVVGPGDPVARPPGVERLDYEGELAVVVGRLARDVPAERALDVVLGYTCANDVTARDQQAADGQWTRAKGYDSFCPLGPWVETGLDPAASRVTTTLNGATKQDAATSLLLHDVPALVAYVTKVMTLLPGDVILTGTPAGVGPMEVGDEVAVTVAGVGTLTNHVVARTPHDAARSARGAAGTPEEL